In a single window of the Falco rusticolus isolate bFalRus1 chromosome 11, bFalRus1.pri, whole genome shotgun sequence genome:
- the TNFSF4 gene encoding tumor necrosis factor ligand superfamily member 4 — protein sequence MEEQSDVEPRNQDHMGHKREPAEDEWKSWQRGQVRNTLHLVSAAAQWILLLACLIYLGIDSLQTSTPQSDIVQWTHIRYTGKSVKGVAMNLTAELGSIQIRNGSIMITCDGLYLVSLKGCIFFSDLEEEDLLKLTLQKTGKATSLALWEQPFQDRDTPVNLTTVLYLFHEDNITLLTNSDATIKDLSFSLLLLTPFTCSL from the exons ATGGAAGAACAGTCAGATGTAGAGCCAAGAAATCAAGACCACATGGGTCACAAAAGGGAACCTGCAGAGGATGAGTGGAAGAGCTGGCAAAGAGGACAGGTTAGGAACACGCTGCACCTCGTGtctgcagctgctcagtggATATTACTGCTTGCCTGCTTGATTTACCTTGGTATAGATTCTCTGCAAACTTCAACG cctcAGAGTGACATAGTGCAGTGGACCCACATCCGATACACAG gtaaaaGCGTGAAAGGAGTAGCCATGAACCTCACTGCTGAACTAGGCTCTATTCAGATCAGAAATGGTTCCATCATGATCACCTGTGATGGCCTCTACCTCGTGTCCTTGAAGGGCTGTATCTTTTTCTCTGACCTGGAAGAGGAGGACTTGCTGAAGCTGACACTGCAGAAGACGGGTAAGGCGACCAGCTTGGCCCTTTGGGAGCAACCTTTCCAGGACAGAGACACTCCAGTAAACCTCACCACAGTGCTCTACTTATTTCATGAAGATAACATCACCCTGTTGACCAACTCTGACGCCACCATCAAGGATTTGTCGTTTAGCCTTTTGTTATTAACTCCCTTCACTTGCTCGCTGTAG